A stretch of Candidatus Manganitrophaceae bacterium DNA encodes these proteins:
- the hflX gene encoding GTPase HflX — MLILKQGRGTRTEPNRQEEEKTNLYGSTSGLKPQQIKRLEQIGRRKIKSDQVITPEIARLMTTLSFEIGRQIGILVGREGEIYSVLVGNEREILIPDLTELRVSRRGLRGIRLVHTHLKNEALTEDDLTDLALLRLDLVAAVGVIQEGLPGTVYLAHLLPQNPDGKIYEIHPPVSIHQLSLPLKSFLAALEAEFDSGERTLAVDGRKEKAILVSVSTTPRIDQEASMDELAELARSARLVPIDRIYQRPKTFHPKYLLGQGKLKEVVMRALQQRADLLIFDQNLTPLQVKAIGEMTEMKVLDRTQLILDIFAQRAQTREAKVQVELAQLRYRLPRLAERSTALSRLTGGIGGRGPGETRLEVDRRRTRDRIGRLERELESLAEARGRRRVRRVSQQIPILSIVGYTNAGKSTLLNALTKSDVQTENLLFATLDTSTRRLRFPREREVIITDTVGFIQSLPPDLLGAFRSTLDELRDAHLLLHVVDVSNLHFEQHIQTVNKILNELELEKTPQLLIFNKRDRVDPEMVHNLSQRYDAIAISALDPESLGSLLAAIETRLWDERHEGRGRPPAPSTYRATSPEA, encoded by the coding sequence ATGCTAATATTAAAGCAAGGCCGAGGCACTCGAACAGAGCCGAACCGACAGGAGGAAGAGAAGACGAATCTTTATGGAAGCACGAGCGGTTTAAAACCGCAGCAGATCAAACGGCTGGAGCAGATCGGCCGTCGCAAGATTAAATCAGACCAGGTCATCACACCGGAAATCGCCCGGTTGATGACCACCCTCTCATTTGAGATTGGACGCCAAATCGGCATCCTGGTCGGACGGGAAGGAGAGATCTACTCCGTTCTCGTCGGGAATGAGCGGGAGATCCTCATCCCCGATCTCACCGAGCTGCGCGTCAGCCGACGGGGGCTGCGCGGGATCCGGCTCGTCCACACCCATCTGAAAAATGAAGCGCTGACCGAAGATGATCTGACCGACTTGGCGCTGCTGCGGCTCGATCTCGTCGCCGCCGTCGGAGTGATTCAAGAAGGCCTCCCCGGAACGGTCTACCTCGCCCATCTCCTTCCGCAAAACCCCGACGGCAAAATCTATGAGATCCACCCCCCCGTCTCCATTCATCAGCTGAGCCTGCCGCTCAAATCATTCCTGGCCGCGCTGGAGGCGGAGTTTGACTCCGGGGAGCGGACCCTCGCCGTCGACGGCCGGAAGGAGAAGGCGATTTTGGTCAGTGTTTCGACCACGCCGCGGATCGATCAGGAGGCCTCAATGGATGAGCTGGCGGAGCTCGCCCGCTCGGCCCGGCTCGTTCCGATCGACCGGATTTATCAGCGTCCGAAAACCTTCCATCCGAAATATCTGTTGGGCCAAGGGAAATTAAAAGAGGTCGTGATGCGGGCGCTTCAGCAGCGGGCCGACCTGTTGATCTTTGATCAAAACCTCACCCCCCTTCAGGTGAAGGCGATCGGCGAGATGACCGAGATGAAGGTGCTCGATCGGACGCAGCTGATTCTCGACATCTTCGCCCAGCGGGCGCAAACCCGGGAGGCCAAAGTGCAGGTGGAGCTGGCGCAGCTTCGGTATCGGCTGCCGCGGCTGGCCGAGCGGAGCACCGCGCTGTCGCGGCTGACCGGAGGGATCGGCGGAAGGGGGCCGGGGGAAACCCGGTTGGAGGTCGACCGCCGCCGGACGCGCGATCGGATCGGCCGGCTGGAGCGCGAGCTCGAATCGCTTGCCGAGGCGCGGGGGCGCCGGCGGGTGCGGCGGGTCAGCCAACAGATCCCGATCCTCTCGATCGTCGGCTATACCAATGCGGGAAAGTCGACCTTGCTCAATGCGCTGACGAAAAGTGACGTCCAGACCGAAAACCTTCTCTTCGCCACTCTCGACACCTCGACGCGTCGGCTTCGCTTTCCGCGCGAGCGGGAGGTGATCATCACCGACACGGTCGGATTTATCCAGTCACTTCCCCCCGACCTTCTCGGCGCCTTCCGATCGACCCTCGACGAGCTGCGCGACGCCCACCTGTTGCTCCATGTGGTCGATGTCAGCAACCTCCATTTCGAGCAGCACATCCAGACAGTCAATAAGATTTTGAATGAGTTGGAGCTGGAGAAGACCCCGCAACTGCTGATCTTCAATAAGCGGGACCGGGTCGATCCGGAGATGGTCCACAATCTCTCTCAGCGGTACGACGCGATCGCGATCTCGGCGCTCGACCCGGAGAGCCTCGGATCGCTCTTGGCGGCGATCGAAACCCGCCTTTGGGACGAGCGGCACGAAGGAAGAGGACGGCCCCCCGCGCCGTCGACCTATCGTGCGACGAGCCCCGAAGCGTAA
- a CDS encoding FG-GAP repeat protein, translating to MAAFLLALFSALSGCSLGKTGPEPLPLPPVELIWSTTGENAVFSHFGSALATGDVNGDGFPDLLVAANAYNTGRADAGKVYLYLGTAKGLSDTPAWSSSGENLEGAYFGASIALVDLNGDQFADAVIGASNYRAGEKGAFTGRVYVYLGGPAGLANQPAWTSSGDGQGGAFFGTSVAGAGDVNGDGYNDLLIGASGFNEKERSVGKAYLYMGGPKGPSDKPAWTSLGDHAAGSGYGLKVASAGDMNQDGYADILVAAPRLLGKVFLYLGSSRGPSEFPVWMSSGENQGGAAFGLTMTTLDANGDRFRDLAVGAYFQDTPGHTDAGKAFLFPGSAFGLSKKFNWSASGEDLIDAKYGTSVTALGDINRDGYEDLLIGSKQKENNRVQSGKVSLYLGGPRGLATAPAWTNAGENQERALFGDAAASLVSKTFTGFVVAAPTYSAGAMEQIGKLYLYRVGPSKSAR from the coding sequence GTGGCGGCCTTTCTATTGGCCCTATTCTCGGCCCTCTCCGGCTGCAGTTTGGGGAAGACGGGCCCCGAGCCGCTTCCGCTCCCGCCGGTGGAGTTGATCTGGAGCACCACCGGGGAGAATGCGGTCTTCTCCCACTTCGGCTCGGCGCTGGCGACCGGCGACGTCAATGGCGACGGCTTTCCCGATCTGTTGGTGGCCGCCAATGCCTATAATACCGGCCGGGCCGACGCCGGAAAGGTTTATCTCTACCTTGGAACCGCAAAAGGGCTCTCCGACACACCGGCGTGGAGCAGCAGCGGAGAGAACCTGGAGGGGGCTTATTTCGGCGCGTCGATCGCGCTGGTCGATCTCAACGGAGATCAATTCGCCGATGCGGTGATCGGCGCGAGCAACTATCGGGCAGGTGAGAAGGGGGCGTTCACCGGACGGGTCTATGTTTATCTGGGGGGGCCGGCCGGGCTGGCGAATCAGCCGGCTTGGACCTCCTCGGGCGACGGTCAGGGAGGGGCGTTTTTCGGCACCTCGGTGGCGGGGGCGGGGGATGTGAACGGGGACGGCTACAACGACCTCTTGATTGGGGCGAGCGGCTTCAACGAAAAGGAGCGATCGGTCGGAAAGGCCTACCTTTATATGGGGGGTCCGAAAGGACCGTCGGACAAGCCGGCCTGGACCTCGTTGGGAGACCATGCCGCCGGATCGGGCTATGGCCTGAAGGTCGCCTCGGCGGGGGACATGAATCAAGACGGCTATGCCGATATTCTGGTGGCGGCCCCCCGGCTGCTGGGAAAGGTCTTCCTCTATCTTGGCTCGTCGCGGGGGCCGTCCGAGTTTCCGGTCTGGATGTCGTCGGGAGAAAACCAAGGGGGAGCCGCCTTCGGCTTGACGATGACGACGCTCGATGCCAACGGCGATCGTTTCCGCGACCTGGCGGTCGGCGCTTATTTTCAAGACACCCCGGGTCATACCGATGCGGGAAAGGCCTTTCTCTTTCCGGGATCGGCCTTCGGCCTGTCGAAAAAGTTCAATTGGAGCGCTTCGGGAGAGGATTTGATCGACGCCAAATATGGCACCTCGGTGACGGCGCTCGGGGATATCAACCGGGACGGCTATGAAGATCTTCTCATCGGCTCCAAGCAGAAGGAGAATAATCGGGTCCAGTCGGGCAAAGTCTCCCTATACCTCGGCGGGCCGCGCGGGCTTGCAACGGCCCCCGCCTGGACGAACGCCGGAGAAAACCAAGAGCGGGCGCTCTTCGGCGACGCAGCGGCTTCCCTTGTCTCGAAAACCTTCACCGGGTTTGTCGTTGCTGCCCCGACTTACTCCGCCGGCGCGATGGAGCAGATCGGAAAGCTTTACCTTTACCGCGTCGGACCCTCCAAATCCGCTCGATAA
- a CDS encoding right-handed parallel beta-helix repeat-containing protein, giving the protein MGIGRRLSKEGILLFLILLFPDLLWAATITSQQSGLWSSAATWSGGVLPSDGDDVVIANGHTVEIDQDIGAASGLRMLRVGTQNGSTARLLFTGQSRPVGTATTIRFASSGKARGSSAFGIHFFGSVDLEGAADHPFIIEPVVQDGSAMTFIEKDPGSSHVDLILRGVTLRWAGDENSAAVDVTGTGTGPSRSTERAVLEGNRFEQSGTIQLFNANGSQGAAVISVSRNTAVAHRGSFVQFRAASNLTIDRNQITLAAFPKGSPGQAAIDSILGPGSGIRIEGNTILTSISGDPTPPQRVFGIWLMGFSDSVIQGNTISAESVAYGFEEAIAVFGNPAEPAKTSNILVAGNVISKTIHGIAVHMPSPGSPGIVITGNQVFNNRNEHIFISEGSQIQITNNVLYGTLNAGQAGILLYVTDQVQIINNTLDGTPAVSTAGIAIGNPPRTSTNVVIKNNMITRWSKGMQNRDSGNTFQEVGYNLFFQNVTNIEDLAANPNNRIPSTRTGDVFSDPKYVNLAASDYHLQAGSAAIDKGTASGAPTTDFDGAPRPSGAGFDIGADEYSGAPVPDLAVTVDDAPDPASVGAPVVYTIKVKNQGAGAASGVALTFIFPAEINVSSVSGTQGTCDKNTGCQLGALASLAQATVTVQWTAQKVGSIQSTVQVSAQETDPIAANNQAAVTTLISPRRADLQVAVTKGADPILVGTDVVYTASVTNHGPETAGGVVFTDQPPAGATFVKVTAAPGSCQSASGISCDLGDLASGATATVSITLQYPKAGTFANTVSVTGAVDDSDLTNNSATDQTTVTVPGDPGPGVNPGPAGGPGPDGGTPSSGSSHSGFGCGQVENTSEKRKFNQSHLGDLLLLFWPLFYFLFRRGRRISFTAATALLVLAFIATESGAATITSGSSGPWSSPSTWIGGKVPGDGDEVTIDEGHNVLIDQDIGTPGRGLLMLHVGKQDGSTAILRYDGSVAPRGYQILFASTGKTEGVDAFGIRFWGKVDLQGADSKPLTLLPQVQNGQAFTFIRREGSNNHVDLTLRRLTLRFLGDGDNAGIDVSDTNSSGERIVISDNRFENSGYIQLARTDGTAATISLSRNVAVAHKGPFVMFGAARQIVISQNQVTLASFGTTGEAVIDGVGYKDTPVGSGIRVEGNILVTPISGDPTPPKRIFGIWLDRFTNSAVRGNKISAQTVPYGFEEGIAVNGGPGEATGVQIEGNVISNTIHGIAIHALGNPGIVVTRNRVFDSRNEHIFVSHGTQIKITNNILYGTLHSGQAGILLYKSDQVQIVNNTLDGDLSVSLAGIAIGNPPAGDRTSTHVTIVNNLLTNWNKGISNRDSQNTFDEVGHNLFFQNTKDIEELATDPSFQIPSNRVGDVSADPKYVNIAVRDYHIHTDSAAVDKATAVNAPAVDFDGQARPFGGGFDIGADEASSASIPAPCDSTGCSSVGGDGGSGGGTGTTPPASSAADSKSGGFGCGAVQSRSEQRVVYHFRFADLGDLLFLGVPFFYHFLRRRGKDHNSSRHGEFIRGGHVAN; this is encoded by the coding sequence TTGGGGATAGGGAGAAGACTGTCAAAAGAGGGGATCCTTCTGTTTTTGATCCTCCTCTTTCCGGATCTGCTGTGGGCTGCGACCATTACCTCTCAGCAGTCGGGCCTCTGGTCCTCCGCCGCCACCTGGAGCGGCGGCGTTCTCCCGTCCGATGGGGACGACGTGGTGATTGCAAACGGCCATACGGTGGAGATTGATCAGGACATCGGTGCTGCTTCGGGCCTCCGAATGCTTCGGGTCGGAACCCAAAACGGGTCGACGGCGCGCCTTCTCTTTACCGGGCAGAGCCGGCCGGTCGGGACGGCGACCACGATCCGGTTTGCCAGCAGCGGCAAGGCGCGGGGGAGCAGTGCGTTTGGGATCCATTTTTTCGGAAGCGTCGATCTCGAGGGAGCGGCCGACCATCCCTTTATCATCGAGCCGGTGGTGCAGGACGGCTCCGCGATGACCTTCATCGAAAAAGATCCGGGAAGCAGCCATGTCGATCTGATCCTTCGCGGGGTGACCCTCCGATGGGCCGGCGATGAGAACAGCGCGGCGGTCGATGTCACCGGCACCGGCACCGGCCCCAGCCGATCGACGGAGCGGGCGGTCTTGGAAGGAAACCGATTCGAGCAGTCGGGGACGATTCAGCTGTTTAATGCCAATGGAAGCCAAGGGGCTGCCGTGATCTCCGTCAGCCGCAATACGGCCGTCGCCCATCGGGGCTCGTTCGTTCAGTTTCGGGCGGCGAGTAATCTGACGATCGATCGAAATCAGATCACGCTGGCGGCGTTCCCGAAGGGGTCGCCGGGGCAAGCGGCGATCGATAGCATCCTCGGACCCGGCTCCGGCATCCGGATTGAGGGAAATACGATTCTTACCTCGATCAGCGGAGATCCGACTCCGCCTCAGCGCGTTTTTGGGATTTGGCTGATGGGATTTTCAGATTCAGTTATCCAGGGGAATACTATTTCAGCAGAGTCGGTTGCCTATGGTTTTGAGGAGGCGATTGCTGTCTTTGGAAACCCGGCAGAACCGGCGAAGACAAGCAATATTCTGGTAGCGGGGAATGTTATTTCAAAAACAATCCATGGTATTGCGGTGCACATGCCCAGCCCGGGCAGCCCTGGAATTGTGATTACGGGAAATCAAGTTTTCAACAATCGAAATGAGCATATTTTTATATCCGAAGGGAGCCAAATCCAGATTACCAACAACGTGCTATATGGAACGCTCAACGCAGGCCAGGCGGGGATCTTACTCTATGTGACCGATCAGGTCCAAATCATCAATAACACCTTGGATGGTACTCCTGCAGTCTCCACCGCCGGGATTGCTATTGGGAATCCCCCGAGAACTTCCACCAATGTGGTCATCAAAAACAATATGATTACCCGCTGGAGCAAGGGAATGCAGAATCGGGATAGCGGGAACACCTTTCAAGAGGTCGGCTACAACCTTTTTTTCCAGAATGTGACGAATATTGAAGATCTGGCGGCCAATCCCAACAACCGGATTCCGAGCACCCGGACGGGGGATGTCTTCAGCGATCCGAAATATGTGAATCTCGCTGCGAGCGATTATCACCTCCAGGCCGGCTCTGCAGCGATTGACAAAGGAACCGCTTCAGGCGCGCCGACCACCGATTTCGACGGGGCGCCGCGGCCGTCGGGGGCCGGTTTTGACATCGGCGCCGATGAATACAGCGGGGCTCCCGTCCCCGATCTCGCCGTGACGGTCGATGATGCGCCCGATCCGGCGAGCGTCGGCGCGCCGGTCGTTTATACCATCAAGGTGAAGAATCAGGGCGCCGGCGCGGCGAGCGGGGTGGCGCTTACCTTTATCTTCCCAGCCGAGATCAATGTCAGCAGTGTTTCCGGAACCCAGGGAACGTGCGACAAAAACACCGGCTGTCAGCTCGGCGCGCTTGCAAGCCTGGCGCAAGCCACCGTCACGGTCCAATGGACGGCGCAGAAGGTCGGGTCGATTCAAAGCACCGTTCAGGTCTCAGCGCAGGAAACCGATCCGATCGCTGCCAACAATCAGGCGGCCGTGACGACCCTGATTTCTCCCCGGAGGGCCGATCTTCAGGTCGCCGTTACGAAGGGGGCCGATCCGATCTTGGTCGGGACCGATGTCGTTTACACGGCATCGGTCACCAATCACGGCCCGGAGACCGCCGGCGGCGTCGTCTTTACAGATCAACCTCCGGCAGGCGCGACCTTCGTCAAGGTGACAGCGGCTCCGGGGAGCTGTCAATCGGCGTCGGGAATTTCTTGTGACCTGGGAGATCTGGCCAGCGGGGCGACGGCGACGGTTTCGATCACCCTTCAATATCCAAAGGCCGGCACCTTTGCGAACACCGTCTCGGTGACCGGAGCGGTGGACGACTCCGATTTAACCAACAACAGCGCCACCGATCAAACGACCGTGACGGTGCCGGGAGATCCCGGCCCCGGCGTGAACCCCGGCCCGGCCGGGGGTCCCGGACCGGATGGCGGAACACCCTCCTCGGGCTCGTCCCATTCCGGGTTCGGTTGCGGACAAGTGGAGAACACCTCCGAAAAACGGAAATTCAATCAATCGCATCTCGGCGATCTTCTCCTGCTCTTCTGGCCCCTTTTCTATTTCCTCTTCAGGAGAGGTCGGCGGATTTCTTTTACGGCGGCGACCGCCCTCCTGGTCCTTGCCTTTATCGCAACGGAGTCGGGCGCGGCCACGATCACCTCTGGCAGCTCCGGTCCTTGGTCCTCTCCTTCAACCTGGATCGGTGGGAAAGTGCCGGGGGATGGCGATGAGGTGACGATTGATGAGGGGCACAATGTCTTGATCGATCAAGACATCGGCACCCCCGGCCGGGGATTGCTGATGCTCCATGTCGGCAAGCAGGACGGATCGACCGCGATTTTAAGATATGATGGAAGCGTCGCCCCGCGGGGTTATCAGATCCTTTTTGCCAGCACCGGTAAGACGGAAGGGGTCGATGCCTTCGGAATCCGGTTCTGGGGGAAGGTCGATCTTCAGGGGGCCGATTCAAAGCCGCTGACGCTGCTGCCGCAGGTGCAAAATGGCCAGGCATTTACCTTTATCCGAAGAGAAGGGTCGAACAACCATGTCGATCTCACCCTCCGTCGGCTGACCCTCCGCTTTTTGGGAGATGGCGACAATGCCGGAATTGATGTGTCCGATACGAACAGCAGCGGGGAACGGATCGTCATCAGCGACAATCGATTTGAAAACTCGGGGTATATCCAACTGGCAAGAACGGATGGAACCGCGGCGACGATCTCCCTTTCCCGAAATGTGGCGGTCGCTCACAAAGGGCCGTTTGTCATGTTCGGTGCGGCCCGACAGATTGTGATCAGTCAGAATCAGGTGACGCTTGCCTCCTTTGGAACCACCGGCGAAGCGGTCATCGACGGCGTCGGATACAAAGACACGCCGGTCGGATCGGGAATTCGGGTTGAGGGAAATATTCTGGTGACCCCGATCAGTGGAGATCCGACCCCTCCTAAGCGCATCTTTGGCATTTGGCTCGACCGGTTTACGAATTCAGCGGTTCGGGGAAATAAAATTTCGGCCCAGACGGTCCCTTATGGCTTTGAGGAGGGGATCGCGGTCAATGGCGGCCCGGGTGAGGCGACCGGTGTTCAGATAGAGGGGAACGTTATCTCCAATACCATCCATGGGATTGCGATCCATGCACTCGGCAATCCCGGCATTGTGGTCACCCGAAACCGAGTTTTCGATAGTCGGAATGAACATATCTTTGTTTCACACGGCACCCAAATTAAAATAACGAATAACATTCTCTATGGAACCCTTCACTCCGGCCAGGCGGGGATCTTGCTCTATAAGTCGGATCAAGTTCAAATCGTCAACAATACACTTGACGGCGATCTCAGTGTGTCGCTCGCCGGGATTGCAATCGGCAATCCGCCGGCGGGAGACAGGACCTCCACCCATGTCACCATCGTGAATAATCTCTTGACCAACTGGAACAAGGGAATTTCGAACCGGGACAGCCAAAACACCTTCGATGAGGTCGGTCACAATCTCTTTTTCCAAAATACAAAAGATATTGAAGAGCTGGCGACCGATCCGAGTTTTCAGATTCCGAGCAACCGCGTCGGCGATGTCTCGGCCGATCCGAAGTATGTCAACATCGCGGTGCGCGACTATCATATTCACACCGATTCCGCCGCCGTCGACAAAGCGACTGCCGTGAACGCACCGGCGGTTGATTTCGACGGCCAGGCCCGACCCTTTGGCGGCGGGTTCGACATCGGCGCCGATGAAGCCTCCAGCGCCTCGATTCCCGCCCCGTGCGACAGTACCGGCTGCAGCAGTGTAGGAGGAGATGGCGGAAGTGGAGGCGGGACCGGCACGACCCCGCCGGCTTCTTCTGCCGCCGACAGCAAGTCGGGGGGCTTCGGTTGCGGCGCGGTTCAATCACGCAGCGAGCAGCGGGTTGTCTATCACTTTCGTTTTGCAGACTTAGGAGATCTTCTTTTTCTTGGGGTGCCGTTCTTTTACCATTTTTTACGAAGAAGGGGGAAGGATCACAATAGCAGCAGACACGGGGAGTTCATTCGGGGAGGCCATGTGGCCAATTGA
- a CDS encoding porin family protein codes for MKKTNLFFWIAIVLFMPQLGWAEDEGTIKNTFGIGPRAGYYKSRDADNGAWYGGVQARLRLGSIFGIEAAADYRSKETFKVSEPGLEGNIRQHSYPLTASALIFLPILPHFSPYLVGGGGWYFTKIDYSPSLESLGFRDKTTHIFGWHVGGGLELPITANVALNADIRYIFLDNKFGETGSTSLSRNSKDDGWVGTGAVMFYF; via the coding sequence ATGAAAAAAACGAACCTCTTCTTTTGGATAGCGATCGTTTTATTCATGCCGCAACTCGGTTGGGCGGAGGACGAAGGAACGATTAAAAACACGTTCGGAATCGGTCCCCGGGCCGGTTATTATAAAAGCAGAGATGCCGACAACGGTGCCTGGTATGGCGGTGTTCAGGCGCGGCTTCGTCTCGGATCGATCTTCGGAATCGAGGCGGCGGCCGATTACAGATCGAAGGAAACCTTTAAAGTCTCCGAGCCGGGGCTTGAGGGAAACATTCGCCAGCATTCTTATCCGCTGACGGCATCAGCCCTCATTTTCCTGCCGATCCTGCCGCACTTTTCACCCTACTTGGTCGGGGGGGGAGGTTGGTACTTTACGAAAATCGATTACTCGCCGAGCCTTGAGTCGCTCGGATTCCGCGACAAAACCACCCACATCTTCGGCTGGCATGTCGGCGGTGGCTTGGAGCTTCCGATCACTGCGAACGTGGCGTTAAACGCCGACATCCGATATATTTTTCTCGATAACAAGTTCGGCGAGACCGGAAGCACCAGTCTGAGCAGAAACAGCAAAGACGACGGATGGGTCGGCACCGGGGCGGTGATGTTCTACTTCTAA
- the purU gene encoding formyltetrahydrofolate deformylase — protein MSRGYQEIGRLLISCPDRPGIVAAVSRFLFEQGANIIDSDQHSTDPTGGTFFMRVEFRFPDLEQRGAALERAFAPVAASFNMEWRLAYAGRIKRLAIFVSKAEHTLFELLWHRRAGDLRAEIAMVISNHSELERTVATWGIPFHHIPVEKNRKEEAEAKQIALMEGKIDLVVLARYMQIISADFVKHYPNRIINIHHSFLPAFVGADPYARAYERGVKLIGATAHYVTAELDAGPIIEQDVHRVDHRQEVDDLRRIGRYVERTVLARAVGWHVDDRVLVHGNKTIVFS, from the coding sequence ATCAGTCGTGGCTATCAAGAGATCGGCAGGCTGTTGATCTCCTGTCCCGATCGCCCCGGAATCGTGGCGGCGGTCTCCCGTTTTCTCTTTGAGCAGGGGGCCAATATCATCGATTCGGACCAGCACTCGACCGATCCGACCGGCGGAACCTTCTTCATGCGGGTCGAATTCCGATTTCCCGATTTGGAGCAGCGGGGGGCCGCCTTGGAACGGGCGTTCGCGCCGGTGGCCGCTTCGTTCAACATGGAATGGCGTCTGGCCTATGCGGGTCGGATCAAGCGGCTTGCCATTTTTGTTTCAAAGGCGGAGCACACACTTTTTGAGCTGCTTTGGCATCGCCGCGCGGGCGATTTAAGGGCGGAGATTGCGATGGTGATCTCGAACCATTCCGAGTTGGAGCGGACCGTCGCAACCTGGGGAATTCCGTTTCATCACATTCCGGTCGAGAAAAACAGAAAAGAGGAGGCGGAGGCAAAACAGATCGCGCTGATGGAGGGAAAGATCGATCTGGTGGTCCTTGCCCGATACATGCAGATCATCAGCGCCGATTTCGTAAAGCATTATCCAAACCGGATCATCAACATTCATCACAGCTTCCTCCCCGCCTTCGTCGGGGCCGATCCCTATGCGCGCGCCTATGAGCGGGGGGTGAAGCTCATCGGCGCCACCGCCCATTATGTCACCGCGGAGCTCGATGCGGGGCCGATCATCGAACAGGATGTTCATCGGGTCGATCATCGGCAGGAGGTGGACGATCTCCGGCGTATCGGCCGTTACGTAGAGCGGACCGTTTTGGCGCGGGCGGTCGGGTGGCATGTCGATGATCGGGTGTTGGTGCATGGGAACAAGACCATTGTTTTTTCTTAA
- a CDS encoding MBL fold metallo-hydrolase: protein MDLKFETLGNATLQLFENNAPVLATDPWLKGTAYFGSWGLDHPLAESQIRNVIDSPYIWISHGHPDHLHPESVEMLSRQSLILLPDHYDPEIKESFRSKGFRVWVLRFKQWTRLTRNVRVMCLENMNQDAILIIEAGDALIINLNDSPLHGEEPFLKKLIRSYKKTFLLSLCSIDADMFNRVDDRGMSLTPPLYESKRSAIWALGDLCTSLQVRNFCCFSSQHLYVRADSVWANPYRITWDDMKHHWQAPVTRLIEPFVTVDLANGSVTPNHPTHQPDQSAISKTTGEDDWNEKMSKEDWQGLEHFIRRFHLLRPHLDFIRFTVAGEARTFYLNDPRRTGAGGPRGIHFIAPRNSLMKTVEYGYFDDLLIANFMKTELIGVDLYPHFTPIVAKLGGNAKVFTSRQLWRFQAHYFRLSPRAYVAHQLNLRWFYEWKPMLRSALQEVGLLDAAKRTMRRALGLPSLPGKAIVNRDEG, encoded by the coding sequence ATGGATTTGAAATTTGAGACGTTGGGAAACGCCACCTTACAGCTGTTTGAAAATAACGCGCCGGTGCTCGCCACAGATCCGTGGTTAAAGGGGACCGCCTATTTCGGGAGCTGGGGACTCGATCATCCCCTGGCGGAGTCACAGATTCGGAATGTGATCGACTCTCCCTATATCTGGATCTCCCATGGTCATCCCGATCATCTCCACCCTGAATCGGTTGAGATGCTCTCCCGGCAGTCACTCATCCTCCTGCCGGACCATTACGACCCGGAGATCAAAGAGTCCTTCCGGTCGAAAGGGTTCCGCGTTTGGGTGTTGAGATTCAAGCAGTGGACCCGGCTCACCCGGAACGTCCGGGTGATGTGTTTGGAAAATATGAATCAGGATGCGATCTTGATCATAGAAGCGGGTGATGCATTGATCATCAATCTGAACGATTCCCCGCTGCATGGAGAGGAGCCGTTCCTCAAGAAGTTGATCCGCTCCTACAAAAAAACGTTTCTCTTGTCCCTCTGCAGCATCGATGCCGATATGTTCAACCGGGTTGACGACCGGGGAATGTCCTTGACCCCACCTTTATATGAATCCAAGCGGAGTGCGATCTGGGCGCTCGGAGATCTCTGCACCTCTCTGCAGGTTCGGAATTTCTGCTGTTTCTCCTCGCAACATCTTTATGTCCGCGCCGATTCGGTTTGGGCCAACCCCTATCGAATCACCTGGGACGACATGAAGCATCATTGGCAGGCCCCGGTGACACGGCTGATTGAACCGTTTGTGACGGTCGATCTGGCGAACGGATCGGTCACCCCGAACCACCCGACGCACCAGCCGGATCAGAGTGCCATCTCGAAAACGACCGGAGAAGATGATTGGAATGAGAAAATGTCGAAAGAAGACTGGCAGGGACTGGAACATTTTATCCGCCGCTTTCACCTCTTGCGGCCGCACCTGGATTTTATCCGGTTTACCGTTGCGGGCGAGGCGAGAACGTTTTATCTTAACGATCCGCGCCGAACCGGCGCCGGGGGGCCACGGGGGATCCATTTTATTGCGCCGAGAAATTCGCTGATGAAGACGGTGGAGTATGGCTACTTTGACGATCTTTTGATCGCGAATTTCATGAAAACGGAGCTGATCGGGGTTGACCTCTATCCCCACTTTACGCCGATTGTGGCGAAGCTCGGCGGGAATGCCAAGGTCTTTACATCTCGCCAGCTTTGGAGATTCCAAGCCCACTATTTCCGGCTCTCCCCCCGCGCCTATGTCGCCCACCAGCTCAACCTCCGGTGGTTCTACGAGTGGAAGCCGATGCTCCGCAGCGCGCTGCAAGAGGTCGGCCTCCTCGATGCCGCGAAACGGACGATGCGGCGGGCGCTCGGGCTTCCATCGCTGCCGGGCAAGGCCATCGTCAACCGGGATGAGGGATAG
- a CDS encoding pentapeptide repeat-containing protein: MALKPIGNNPDLHYHLLREGQIDEFNTIKRKGEKIDLTDCDFRGLDLRGVDLAGLDLSGCFFRQSDLRGIDFSHTHLEGASLYGAKVSGTYFPMELSPEEITLSLTHGSRMRYRNTRG; this comes from the coding sequence ATGGCACTCAAACCGATCGGCAACAACCCGGACCTTCATTATCATCTGCTGCGCGAGGGGCAGATCGATGAATTCAATACAATAAAACGGAAGGGCGAGAAAATAGATCTAACCGACTGTGACTTTCGCGGACTCGATTTGCGCGGCGTCGATCTCGCCGGTCTCGATCTGAGCGGCTGCTTTTTCCGCCAATCCGATCTGCGCGGAATCGATTTTTCCCACACCCATTTAGAAGGGGCGAGCTTATACGGAGCCAAGGTCTCCGGCACTTACTTTCCAATGGAATTGTCCCCCGAGGAAATTACCCTCTCTCTCACCCACGGCTCCCGGATGCGTTATCGCAATACTCGCGGTTGA